Proteins encoded by one window of Sorex araneus isolate mSorAra2 chromosome 3, mSorAra2.pri, whole genome shotgun sequence:
- the GJC1 gene encoding gap junction gamma-1 protein — MSWSFLTRLLEEIHNHSTFVGKIWLTVLIVFRIVLTAVGGESIYYDEQSKFVCNTEQPGCENVCYDAFAPLSHVRFWVFQIILVATPSVMYLGYAIHKIAKMEHGEADKKAARSKPYAMRWKQHRALEETEEDHEEDPMMYPEMELESEKENKEQNQPKPKHDGRQRIREDGLMKIYVLQLLARTVFEVGFLIGQYFLYGFQVHPFYVCSRRPCPHKIDCFISRPTEKTIFLLIMYGVTGLCLLLNIWEMLHLGFGTIRDSLNSKRRELEDPGAYNYPFTWNTPSAPPGYNIAVKPDQIQYTELSNAKITYKQNKANTAQEQQYGSHEESLPADLETLHREIRMAQERLDLAIQAYNHQNNPHGPRGKKAKVGSKAGSNKSSASSKSGDGKTSVWI; from the coding sequence ATGAGTTGGAGCTTCCTGACACGGCTGCTAGAGGAGATCCACAACCATTCCACCTTTGTGGGCAAGATCTGGCTCACTGTGCTGATTGTCTTCCGCATTGTCCTGACAGCAGTCGGAGGAGAGTCCATCTATTACGACGAGCAAAGCAAATTTGTGTGCAACACAGAGCAGCCAGGCTGTGAGAACGTCTGCTATGATGCCTTTGCACCCCTCTCCCATGTACGCTTCTGGGTGTTCCAGATCATCCTGGTGGCAACTCCCTCGGTGATGTACCTGGGCTATGCCATTCATAAGATCGCCAAGATGGAGCATGGCGAAGCGGACAAGAAGGCGGCTCGGAGCAAACCCTATGCGATGCGTTGGAAACAGCACCGGGCTCTGGAAGAAACCGAAGAGGACCACGAAGAGGATCCCATGATGTATCCAGAGATGGAattagaaagtgaaaaagaaaataaagagcaaaacCAACCTAAACCCAAACACGACGGCCGACAACGGATTCGAGAGGATGGGCTCATGAAAATCTACGTGCTGCAGCTGCTGGCAAGGACTGTGTTTGAGGTGGGCTTCCTGATAGGGCAGTATTTCCTGTACGGCTTCCAGGTCCACCCGTTCTATGTGTGCAGCAGACGTCCTTGCCCTCATAAGATAGACTGCTTTATTTCTAGGCCCACTGAAAAGACCATCTTCCTCCTGATAATGTATGGTGTCACCGGCTTGTGCCTGCTGCTTAACATTTGGGAGATGCTTCATTTAGGGTTTGGGACCATTCGAGACTCACTAAACAGTAAAAGAAGGGAACTGGAAGATCCGGGTGCTTATAATTATCCTTTCACTTGGAATACGCCATCTGCTCCCCCTGGCTATAACATTGCCGTCAAGCCGGATCAAATCCAGTACACTGAACTCTCCAATGCTAAGATCACCTACAAGCAGAACAAGGCCAACACGGCCCAGGAGCAGCAGTACGGCAGCCACGAGGAGAGCCTCCCCGCCGACCTGGAGACTCTGCATCGGGAGATCAGGATGGCTCAGGAACGCCTGGACTTAGCAATCCAGGCCTACAACCACCAAAACAATCCCCATGGTCCCCGGGGGAAAAAAGCCAAAGTGGGGTCCAAAGCTGGGTCCAACAAAAGCAGTGCTAGTAGCAAATCAGGGGACGGGAAAACCTCCGTCTGGATTTAG